Sequence from the Ignavibacteria bacterium genome:
GAAAAATGTGATCCCGACACATCAGGGAAGAGCCTCGGAAAAGATACTTTTCACAGTGCTGGGAGGAAAAGGGAAATATTTCTGCAGCAATACGCATTTTGATACCACTCGTGCGAATGTTGAATATTCAGGGGCTGAGGCTGTTGACTTTATGACAGAAATCGGAAAACATCCTGAAATGAAAGCCGACTTTAAAGGGAATATGGATATTGTTGCTTTGGAGGCTTTTATCAAAAAGACCGGCGCGGAGAACATCCCCCTCGTTTTGATGACTGTAACCAACAACTCAGGCGGCGGTCAACCTGTCTCGATGCAGAACATCAAAGAGACAAAGGCTATTTGTACCAAGTACGGCATTCCATTCTTTCTTGATGCATGCCGGTTTGCAGAAAATGCGTATTTCATAAAGAAGCGTGAAAAGGGTTACGAGAATAAAACACCCCTTGAGATTGCTCAGGAGATGTTTTCTTATGCCGATGGCTGCACAATGAGTGCGAAAAAAGATGCGTTTGCAAACATTGGCGGATTCCTCGCGATGAACGATGACAGTCTTGCAATGTCATGCAGAAACCTGCTTATAGTTACTGAGGGATTCACAACTTACGGTGGACTTGCAGGCAGAGATCTTGAAGCAATCGCTCAGGGACTTGTTGAAATCCTTGACGAACATTATCTCGAGTACAGAATAAGGTGCGTGGAATATCTCGGGGAAAAACTCGTAAAAAATGATGTGCCGATACTCGAACCACCGGGAGGACACGCAATTTACCTCGACGCAATCAGATTTGCACCACACATTCCGCAGTACCGGTTCCCGGGACAATCCATTGTCTGCGAGCTGTATCTCGAAGGCGGAATCAGAGCATGTGAGATTGGAAGTGTAATGTTTGGTAAAGAACTTCCCGACGGGACACACATCTCACCTGCAATGGAACTTGTAAGAATGGCAATTCCCCGAAGAGTTTACACCCAAAGTCATTTCGACTACATGATTGAGGTGATAATTGATGTGTTCAAGAGAAGATCTGAACTTCGCGGTATGAAAATCACGGAACAGGCTCCGATGTTGAGACACTTCACAGCGAAATTTGATTATGTGGATTAGTAAACAACTCAAACTAAGGCAAAAATTCGATTTTGAATATAAGGTCTGGAGGCTGATGCTTTCCGAACCTGACCACCTGCTCGTTGAGGAGCGTGATGCCGACAAAAGGGAAGCTTTCTACCATGTCTTTGAGCTTTCCACGGGAAGGACTTTGCTTAACAAGTTCTGCACTCCTGAAAAATTCTGGAGTGGTGTTGAAGTATTTAAAGGTAAAAGGATACTTTTTCACAGTTACAGATCACAAGGACTCCCCTTTCACAAAGGGATTTTCTGCTACGATATCGAAAAACAATCTTATTTGTGGCAGGAACCTGATCTCGCTTTTTTACTGAATAACGAACGGGGCGTTTTTGCATTCAGACAGAAGTTTGAATCGCAGGAGTATTTCCTGTTGGACAAGGACACCGGGCAAATAATTGATGAACTTGGCGAAGACAGTGCCCCGATTAATCAGATGATAACTGAAGCCGCTGAAAAAGAATCTTTTGATCAGTTTATTTACCCTGAAAACTTCAACCTCTCCAAATATAACGACGGCGGATATATTGAGAAACTGATGCCAGAAGGAACCATTGTAGAAGTTTCGGAAATATTTGCGAAGGACTCTCTCATCTTTCTGAATACCCACCGGGGCAGCCGGGAGAAGGGTTTCCTGAATGAGTTGCTGGTAGTCGACAGTGAAAAAAAGAAAGTGATCAAAAAAGAGGTTCTCAACAGCAGAACGGAGAATCTCATAGCCGAAAGTTGCTTTATTTACAAGAATCTTCTCTTTTTGATTATCAACAAAAAGAGTATTGAGATTCGGGAGATAAAAACATGACACTTGAAGAAAAAAAACTGCTGCTAAGGGGAGCAAGAAATGCCATTGAACACTCGCTCGGTCTCACTAAAGAAACAATTCAACTGCCGGCAAACGGGGTGTTCGACACGATGAGCGGATGTTTTGTCACATTGCACAAGCACGGTGACTTGCGAGGTTGCATCGGCTTCATCAAAGGCGTGGAACCTTTGCATAAAACGATAAAGGAAGCTGCGCTTTTGGCTGCAAGGGAAGATCCAAGATTCCCTCCCGTTACCGCACATGAATGGAGGCACATCGCGATAGAGATATCGGTGCTTTCACCTCCGTTTGACATGCCCGATTATGACAGCATTGTTCTCGGTACCCACGGTGTGATTATTCGTGAAGGATACAGAAGCGCCCTTTTCCTGCCACAGGTACCAATCGAGCATAACATGGATAAGGATGAGTTTCTAACCGAACTTTGTAAAAAAGCAGGACTTCCACCACGGCTCTGGACGCAAAAACAACTGAAAATGCAGGCTTTTACAGCGGAAGTCTTCTCAGAGGAGGAAATTTATGGCTGAAATAAGAAAACCCGCAGTTGCAGGAATGTTTTATCCTGCAACACCTGAAAAGCTTGAACGACAAATGACCCGTCTGTTTAGTGAAGTGCCGCCTTCGCCAGTGAAAGAGGAATTTATACCCGGAATCATTGCTCCGCATGCAGGGTATATGTACTCCGGTCTGACGGCTGCTTATGCCTACAAAAACATAGCGGACAAAAAATACACAAAGGTAATTATCCTCTCTCCAAGCCACCGGGAATATTTCGGCGGAATTTCAATCTATGATGGTGATGCTTACGAAACTCCTTTGGGCAGGATAAGTGTCGATCAAAATATTGCGCAAAAGATGACCGGCACTTCCCCAAGAATCATGAGAAGCAAAGCCGGGCACAGGGACGAGCACGGAGTTGAAGTGCATCTCCCCTTTTTACAGCAAATTTACGGTAACGATTTTGAGTTTGTTCCTGTCGTCATGGGTGATCAGTCACATGCAAATATCAATGAACTCTCCAAAGCCGTCCTTGAGGTGATGGATGATGACACCCTCGTGGTTGCCTCGAGCGACCTTTCACATTTTTATTCCAAACCCGTTGCGCATAAACTTGACTCTGTGATCGCTGACCGTATTGTTGAGTACAACCCTGAAGCTTTGGAAGAAGATCTCGAGAGACAGATAACACATGCCTGTGGTGGCGGTCTCGTAGTCGCACTCATGAAAGCTACAAAAAGAGCCGGAGTAAAACATTCGCTTCTGCTCCACCGTTCCGATTCAGGTGATGTTTCAGGCGACAACACTTCCGTTGTCGGGTACCTCTCGGCAGCATTTTATAATTGATTATGAAAAAATAAGTTAGAGGCAATTATTGGAGTTTGATGTCGCTTTTGTAGGAACGGGAAGAGCAGCGTGGTCTTTGGCTGATGCTTTGGTTGATGTCGGGCATTCTGTTCGTTTTGCCTCCAACAGATCGGAAGAACCACTTCAGAAATTTGCTGAAGAGTTCATGGTGGATAGAGTCTCCACAGATATAAAGGAAATTGCAAAATACGCCTCGAAATTTCAGTTGTGTGTAATTTCTGTTCCAGATTCTGCCATCAAAGAAGTGGCTGATACACTCGCTACACTTCCCCTGGACTTCAAGAAGTGTCTCTTCATACACCTTTCGGGCTCGAAAACCTCCGAAGAACTTTCTTCCCTGAAGAAGAAGGGGGCAATGACGGGTTCGTTTCACATACCGCAAAGTTTTCCTTCAAGAAGCCGGGTCTCTCTGTGGGATTTGCCTGTTTGCATAGAAGCATCCACGGATAATGCTGAAAAATTCATGAAGCAGATTGCGAAAAAACTTGAACTGAAGCCCTTCTTCATAAAAGCTGAATTGAAAGTTTATTATCACCTGGCTGCTGTTTTTGCATCAAATTTCTTCCCGGCAATTATCGCAGACTCCATAACCATGTTCGAACTGGCAGGGGGCAATAAAAAAGACTATTTTAAGATATTTAGTCCGATTATTGAAACCACAATAGAAAACATTCTTGCAAAAGGACCGGAAAATGCCGTCTCGGGGGTAATTCCCCGGAAAGATTATGATACACTTCAAAAGCATCTCGATGCCCTCGACAGTGACGAACGGACTCGTCAGCAACTTTTAACATATATACGCCTCTCCGAAGTAACAGCGAAAATGCTCGGGATCAATATTGAAATTACGATCTCAAAAAACGAGGAAACCGGGAAGTGAGTAGTTTTGTCGGGTAAAGTGAAGGTAAAGTACATCTTCCCTGTCTCATTTCCCGAGGGTGGTGGTGGGACGGCAATGACTCTTCAGAATGCAAAGGCAATCCAAGCCGCAGGTTTCGATGTTGAAGTTTTAATTCCCCGTTCGACTGAGAGGAAAGGCGATACCCGTAATCAGAATAGAGAAGGTGTCTATCAGGGAATTACATTCAGGTATCTGGTTAAATCTGTGGTGCGACCTGCCACCCTCACCGGGAGATATCTAAACTTCATAGCCGGACTAGCAAATCTGTTTGTTTATCTCAAAGCAGAAAACGAGGATTCACGATTGGGTCCTGTCATTATTAAAGGACCCCTTGATGGGATCACACTTTTTTTATATGTTTTGGTTGTAAAACTTATAGGTTTGAAATGCATTTATAATTTCGATGACTTCCCTGATTACATTCTCTTTCCGGGTAAGTACGCAAAGCTTGAAAAGTTCATATCAGAAAAAATCTCCTTCAAACTTCTTGACGGATTCATCGTAATCTCGACGGCACTAAGAGATTTTGTAAGAAGTGCCGCTTTAGATTCAAAGCCGGTTTACTTGCTCCCAATGACGGTTGACCCGATGAGATTTGATTCCATCGACAACTCCATCTCTACTCCAGAAAATTACATTTTATATACCGGATTCGATTTTAATCCGGGAGGCCAATTTTCTTCAAAAGACGGACTCCTAGGTCTAATCACCGCATTCTCAAAGATCGCAGGCAAGTTCCCCGGATTGATGCTGGTAATAATAGGGGAGAACAACCCAATTTATCACGATCATGTGAAACGACTTGGGGTTGAAGGAAGAGTGGAGTTTCTTGGTTTGAGAAGCAGGAATGAAGTGTCTAACTACCAAAAAAATGCCAGGCTGCTGGTGCTTCCGCGTCCTTGGAGTAAACAGGCAGAGGGAGGCTTTTCCTCAAAACTTGGTGAATACCTTCTCACCGGGAATCCGGTTTTGCTTACTTCAGTTGGTGATGCAACTCTATATCTGGAAGACATGAAGGATGCGTGTTTCGCCATCCCGGGTGATGATGAAGATTTTCGCGTTAAAATGGAGTTCTTACTTCAGAACGAATCTGTTGCAACAGAAATTGGCTCAAATGGAAGGAAAGCCGCACTCGAGAAGTTTAATCACATAATTGAGGGAAAGAAACTCGCACCGTTTCTGATGTCATTCAGATGATGTGAAGTTAAAGCCCGATACTTCCGAATAAATTTTTCTCAATTCACGGTAAATCGTTTCAGAATTGTGTCTCACCAAAGCACTTTTCCTTGCGTTTTCACCCAGGACACGGGCAAAATCAGGGTCGTCCATTATTTTTTTGATTGCCAGTACAAGCTCTTCCGAATTGCCGGGAGGATACAGAACCCCTGAAACTCCATCTTCAATTATCGATGGTGTACCCCCAACATTCGCAGCAATCACAGGGAATCCAAGGCACATCGCCTCGCAAACGGCAATTGAAGAGTTTTCGATAAAAGAAGGATGGATGTAAATATTACTGCCTATCATCTCATCAACCAGTTGGTTTGCTCCAATCTTTCCAAGGAAGGAAATCTTTGGTTTGCTGTTTGTGAATCCAGCGGCTTTTTTGATTACCTTGACGATTGGGTCGTTTTCGCTTAACCCGGCTATTCTCCATTCGAAATCGATATCGTGTCTTTGTAATTCCTCACAGGTTTGAAATATCAAATCCAACCCTTTATAATATTCAGCATGAATTACCGTCAGTAAAACAGGTCTGACTGATCTTTGCTTTTGTGATCGTTCAACAAAAAAATCCAGGCGAATCACATCGTCGAGATGGTAATATTTAACACCCGGATTTACTTGAAATGCAAAAGACTTGTCAAAACCTGTTCTGCCAAGGATATATTTCGTCTTTTTGAGAATCTGAAGTTCCCGCTTTGCCCGTTTTTTTTCATTCAAATAACGAAAAAGAACCCCCGCCGAAAGAAAATCCTTTATGCCTGCACTATTCACGACCTTCTTCAACGAAAGATTGCCAAAATAAACAGGGATAAATGAACTTACTATCCCTTGAATCTGTATCAAAACTGGAATTCCCACCTTGTCAGCGATCATTCCAAAAACCGACTCCGTACCAAAAACATGAATCAGTCCGGGTTTGACTTTTTTCACCACTTCCAGGATATTTCGTACATCAGAACGGGTATGCGGAATTAAAATCAGTCTCCTAATCCATCTCCCCACCTTTCCCGGTCTCGGGATTTTATAATAAGTGACAATTTCGAACTGAACGACTTCTATTTTATCGCAATTCCCGAAAAAAGCGATATGTAACTCGATGTCCGGTTCTTTTTCTCGAATCAGCAGCTCCAGAGAAGATATCCAGCTCCCCTCAGATATCTCTCCTCCCGTGATTTCGGGAGTCAGCAGCGATGGAGTGTTTGTAAACCAGAGTACTTTGAGCTTTTGCAACGGAATTTAATTCAGTGAAGTGAAAAGTTTTATTATTGAGCCCCAATATATTAATTTTGGGGGATGAAATAGAGGATAATACGAAAATCAAATGCTCCATAAACGAAGATTACCACAGAATCCATGAAAAAAATTTTACTTGTCACTAATTTTCCGGCTCCATATCGGGTACATTTATATGATGAACTCGGAGTTCAACTTGGTGAGAAGTTTTTCGTGATCTATACTGATTCTTCAGTTGAAGGGCATGAGTGGCATCGTCCTCATATTAAACATTCACACCACTTTATCAGAAGTCACGAAAGTGCCGTTGAAATCGCATCGAAATTTCATCCGGATGTGGTGATCCTTGGCGGAGTGAATAAGCATATTTTAAAGCTTTTTTTCTTTGCTAAGCAGGAAAAAATCAAAATTTCCATTTTCACTGATATGTGGCAACTCCCTTTCTCAAAACTGAGCAAACCTTCGCAGTATCTTAGAAAATATCTATACCGGCACGCAGATCATTTTATTGTTCCGGGACTAAAATCCAAAGTTCACATTACTGAATCAACCAAAACCTCAAATACTTCAGTCATTCATGTTTTACCCATTCTCCCGGATGCTTGCCACTTCCCGTTCAAGTCGGATTCTGAAGTGGTGAAAGAATTTGATTTAGTGTTTTCGGGTCAAATTATACCTCGAAAACTTCCATTATTTTTTGTTGAGGTGGCAGCAATAGTCAATCGAATCAAAAAACTCAAGGTTTTGGTATTGGGTAATGGCCCGCTTCGAGAGATGATGAAGCAAAAACTGGATGTCTATGGGATTCAACACACTTTTGCAGGATATGTTAAACAAAAACATCTTCAATCCTGCTATTCTAAGAGCAGATTACTACTGTTCCCGACAGAAAATGACCCCTGGGGTGTTGTAGCAAACGAAGCTCTTTCAGCCGGCGTGCCTGTAATTATTTCTCCAAATGCCGGGGCAGCTGATGATTTGATTATTTCCGGCAAAAGTGGTTTTGTTCTTGAAAATGATGTGGAACTCTGGGCACAAAAGGCAATCGAAATCCTGGAAGGAAAGTATAAATTTGAGTTTGATGCACCACCAACAATAAAAGCTGTGACCGAAGATCTGTTGTCATCATTAAATAGCGTTGGTGGTTGAGTGATTGCTTATCCTGATCTGCCAAGAAATTTTACTCTAAGAATCTCTGCGATAATCCGTACAATCTGCGTGCATCCGCGTCCCTTTTTACCAAGATCCACTGCATGAAGAAAAAAAAACTCCTCCTCATGTTAAAACTTCCACCACCCGTGACGGGTGTAACGAAGATGTGCTGCTCTGTTCTCGAGAACGGAAAGTTGTTCAAGGAGTTTAACACAAAAGTTATCGGCCTAAGTTATGCAAAGGATGTGAAAAGTACAGGTGGTCTTACTCCCGCCAAGCTTATGAA
This genomic interval carries:
- a CDS encoding tryptophanase, which codes for MRTIIEPFKIKAVEPIRFTTKEERTQILKNAGYNPFSIHADDVLIDLLTDSGTSAMSSEQWAGIMLGDESYAGSKSFYKFDSAVKKITGLKNVIPTHQGRASEKILFTVLGGKGKYFCSNTHFDTTRANVEYSGAEAVDFMTEIGKHPEMKADFKGNMDIVALEAFIKKTGAENIPLVLMTVTNNSGGGQPVSMQNIKETKAICTKYGIPFFLDACRFAENAYFIKKREKGYENKTPLEIAQEMFSYADGCTMSAKKDAFANIGGFLAMNDDSLAMSCRNLLIVTEGFTTYGGLAGRDLEAIAQGLVEILDEHYLEYRIRCVEYLGEKLVKNDVPILEPPGGHAIYLDAIRFAPHIPQYRFPGQSIVCELYLEGGIRACEIGSVMFGKELPDGTHISPAMELVRMAIPRRVYTQSHFDYMIEVIIDVFKRRSELRGMKITEQAPMLRHFTAKFDYVD
- a CDS encoding DUF4905 domain-containing protein, with the protein product MLSEPDHLLVEERDADKREAFYHVFELSTGRTLLNKFCTPEKFWSGVEVFKGKRILFHSYRSQGLPFHKGIFCYDIEKQSYLWQEPDLAFLLNNERGVFAFRQKFESQEYFLLDKDTGQIIDELGEDSAPINQMITEAAEKESFDQFIYPENFNLSKYNDGGYIEKLMPEGTIVEVSEIFAKDSLIFLNTHRGSREKGFLNELLVVDSEKKKVIKKEVLNSRTENLIAESCFIYKNLLFLIINKKSIEIREIKT
- the amrA gene encoding AmmeMemoRadiSam system protein A — protein: MTLEEKKLLLRGARNAIEHSLGLTKETIQLPANGVFDTMSGCFVTLHKHGDLRGCIGFIKGVEPLHKTIKEAALLAAREDPRFPPVTAHEWRHIAIEISVLSPPFDMPDYDSIVLGTHGVIIREGYRSALFLPQVPIEHNMDKDEFLTELCKKAGLPPRLWTQKQLKMQAFTAEVFSEEEIYG
- the amrB gene encoding AmmeMemoRadiSam system protein B, with amino-acid sequence MAEIRKPAVAGMFYPATPEKLERQMTRLFSEVPPSPVKEEFIPGIIAPHAGYMYSGLTAAYAYKNIADKKYTKVIILSPSHREYFGGISIYDGDAYETPLGRISVDQNIAQKMTGTSPRIMRSKAGHRDEHGVEVHLPFLQQIYGNDFEFVPVVMGDQSHANINELSKAVLEVMDDDTLVVASSDLSHFYSKPVAHKLDSVIADRIVEYNPEALEEDLERQITHACGGGLVVALMKATKRAGVKHSLLLHRSDSGDVSGDNTSVVGYLSAAFYN
- a CDS encoding DUF2520 domain-containing protein; translation: MEFDVAFVGTGRAAWSLADALVDVGHSVRFASNRSEEPLQKFAEEFMVDRVSTDIKEIAKYASKFQLCVISVPDSAIKEVADTLATLPLDFKKCLFIHLSGSKTSEELSSLKKKGAMTGSFHIPQSFPSRSRVSLWDLPVCIEASTDNAEKFMKQIAKKLELKPFFIKAELKVYYHLAAVFASNFFPAIIADSITMFELAGGNKKDYFKIFSPIIETTIENILAKGPENAVSGVIPRKDYDTLQKHLDALDSDERTRQQLLTYIRLSEVTAKMLGINIEITISKNEETGK
- a CDS encoding glycosyltransferase, with protein sequence MSGKVKVKYIFPVSFPEGGGGTAMTLQNAKAIQAAGFDVEVLIPRSTERKGDTRNQNREGVYQGITFRYLVKSVVRPATLTGRYLNFIAGLANLFVYLKAENEDSRLGPVIIKGPLDGITLFLYVLVVKLIGLKCIYNFDDFPDYILFPGKYAKLEKFISEKISFKLLDGFIVISTALRDFVRSAALDSKPVYLLPMTVDPMRFDSIDNSISTPENYILYTGFDFNPGGQFSSKDGLLGLITAFSKIAGKFPGLMLVIIGENNPIYHDHVKRLGVEGRVEFLGLRSRNEVSNYQKNARLLVLPRPWSKQAEGGFSSKLGEYLLTGNPVLLTSVGDATLYLEDMKDACFAIPGDDEDFRVKMEFLLQNESVATEIGSNGRKAALEKFNHIIEGKKLAPFLMSFR
- a CDS encoding glycosyltransferase family 4 protein; translation: MQKLKVLWFTNTPSLLTPEITGGEISEGSWISSLELLIREKEPDIELHIAFFGNCDKIEVVQFEIVTYYKIPRPGKVGRWIRRLILIPHTRSDVRNILEVVKKVKPGLIHVFGTESVFGMIADKVGIPVLIQIQGIVSSFIPVYFGNLSLKKVVNSAGIKDFLSAGVLFRYLNEKKRAKRELQILKKTKYILGRTGFDKSFAFQVNPGVKYYHLDDVIRLDFFVERSQKQRSVRPVLLTVIHAEYYKGLDLIFQTCEELQRHDIDFEWRIAGLSENDPIVKVIKKAAGFTNSKPKISFLGKIGANQLVDEMIGSNIYIHPSFIENSSIAVCEAMCLGFPVIAANVGGTPSIIEDGVSGVLYPPGNSEELVLAIKKIMDDPDFARVLGENARKSALVRHNSETIYRELRKIYSEVSGFNFTSSE
- a CDS encoding glycosyltransferase family 4 protein gives rise to the protein MKKILLVTNFPAPYRVHLYDELGVQLGEKFFVIYTDSSVEGHEWHRPHIKHSHHFIRSHESAVEIASKFHPDVVILGGVNKHILKLFFFAKQEKIKISIFTDMWQLPFSKLSKPSQYLRKYLYRHADHFIVPGLKSKVHITESTKTSNTSVIHVLPILPDACHFPFKSDSEVVKEFDLVFSGQIIPRKLPLFFVEVAAIVNRIKKLKVLVLGNGPLREMMKQKLDVYGIQHTFAGYVKQKHLQSCYSKSRLLLFPTENDPWGVVANEALSAGVPVIISPNAGAADDLIISGKSGFVLENDVELWAQKAIEILEGKYKFEFDAPPTIKAVTEDLLSSLNSVGG